Below is a genomic region from Castanea sativa cultivar Marrone di Chiusa Pesio chromosome 2, ASM4071231v1.
CATTCAAAACAAAGCACCATTCTTAAAAATGCccaatttagatattaaataaagTGATTAACTCCAAAActaacccttttttttagaatcaatatTGATTACTTTGTATTCAACTTtcagaaaaataagaaataatataactaaaaatatCTAGAGAAACAAACTTCATCCAAACTAATAAAGGAGGAGAACACCTACTTCTCTTAACTAAAGCATGGGCTACAACATTACCCTATTGCCTAGTATAAGAAAATGAATGACACACTAAAAAACCAACTATAGACACAATGTCTTTAACTAAATATGTAATGAACAAGAGAGAAGTAACAACATGGCTGACATTAACAACAATCTTCGAATCACCCTAAAAAATGGAGTTATTCAAGTTGAGCTCATGGACAAAAATCACAACCCTCCAAGCCGCTAACATTTCCAACAAAACAACATAAGCAGGGATTGCAATTTCTTTGAACATAGTAGTCATAACCTCACCTCTATAATTACATACCGTAACACCAATCCCAGCTTCATTTGTACTTGCGAATAAAGCaccattaaaatttgttttgaaacaACTCCTAAACTAACTTAAACaaagccttttttctttttctttttaaatctcaaacaaAGCTGAATGGCTtcatttacatttaaaaaaaaaaaaaaaacaaacggGCTGGGCCTATTGCATAGCAAGCCCACATGTTTACCCTCAAAGTTGGAACTGCGCAACTAAGTAATTTTGGCAGCGGACAGAGAAGAGAAGAGGCGAATGGGAGGTCGGAGCAGTGAGAGCAGCAGCGGAGAGGAAGACGGAGATGCCGATTGGAAAGCCAAAATAAATTCCGTCGCATCCTCCTCCGCTTTCTCTTCTCTTAAGAATGGTTCATCCACTCTTTCCAATAATCCAACAAATCGTAACCATGCCGAGCATGATGATAACCATGATAATGGGTACCACACACACAAACCCCAACAGCTCAAGCACTATCAAGTCAAGGTCAGTGGCTTCAAAAATCTTAGAACTGATAAGTTTTCACgcttgttctctctctttttagtttATGGAAAGTTATGTAGTTGATAAATTTTGaggtaaggaaaaaaaaaaaggaacccaTTATTGTTATAAGCTTGAAAGATTTCAATTTTGACTTTGGAAGTTGTAGTTCACTGAATTTCTTAGAATTGGGGAGATTGTGAATTGTCTCATTCCAAGAGAACTAAGAACCAATTGAGTTTTAGTGTTGATTTATTGAAGCCAATGTATGAATAAAACATTTACAAGCTTGTCACTAATAGTTACTAGCCAAAAAAATATGGTAGCTAGCTCATTCAGTTGTCTTAGGATGAGGGATTGGGAGTTCGACTTATACAAGTTAAACCAGGCCTATATTTATAATACGGGGTGGTGTTATCTGTTTTTCCCACATAAATTAGGGAACTTGTTTTGTAATAAGGAGGTATATAAATTCAGTGCTAGGGAGGGTTATATAATTGTGGTATTTTTATAGAATGGATGTTACAAATATGTTGAGCGGTCTTATGTTTGATAATTTGGAAGATAAACTAGAAGTCAGTTGCCATAACTAGAATAAATTCTACTtatctaaacaaaaaaacaagaataaattCTGCACATTGTTAATAATGACTTAGATGAACCAAGGAGGATGATTGAGTACAAATGGAGAAATTTAATATGGAAAGACTTcaaaaatgatttaaattaGCGGCTGATGTCAAAGTGTGCCATTTATGCTTCTAGTGAAATATTAGGCTGTCTTTCTCGAATGAATTGGAAAGTTTAGATGAAGATGAACACTGTGAACTTGCAGGTTTTCTTGATATACAAATTTGTGATTCTAAAATTCAGAAAGGGTGCTATAGTCTTAGAACATTAAAAGGAGGTAAAAACAAATGTGAACTGGTAGCATGTATTCGCCTCGTTGTAGCCTTCCCTGATCTTTGTTAATATCAAGTTTGTTTCTCCTTTTTGGAATCTTGATCAACTGCTATCTTTCCAGTTTGTGCATTAACTACTAAATTTCTCAACAGGCACAAAAGATTTTAGATGATATCCTAGAAAAGACACTAGTAACAGTGAGAGATCCTGTTGATGTCCCTGAAAAAGATCCCGAGACTGATGAAGGTGGCATCCGCTTGTTTAAACATGCTCCCCCTGGAATAGCTTTTGATCATATAGGTAAGTCAATCTCATCAGATAGTGTTTCATCACTGATTGGTCAGTTGCTTTCTTAATGTTTCATGTAAGGGAAGTAACCATCAGTCATCTGACTTGCTTCTGGATATTCCGttttaaattgttatatttGCAACAATGAGGGTGTGGTTATCTCCCATGATAGATAGTGCATGGTAGATGTTGATTTATTAATCAGCACAGGCCAGCACACTTGGAGTACACAGCTGTTTTTATGCTGACATTTTCTGCCCCATAAGCAGTATGACTCCTTTAACTGAGTTTTGAAATCATCCATTGGTTAGAAAATATCCTGCCAAGTTCTGCATTGTTTCTGCAATTTGTCATGCCATTTAATGATTGGAGATCCTTGGTGTTGACCTTGTAATGCATTTCTGCATACCCCATGCCAAAATGTATGTCATGTCTGAAGATTATATGTATGCCCCCAGATGAGCTTCAGCAACCTAGAAAGAGACCAAGAATCCTTCCTGGAAAAGAGATTGATGAGAAATCAAAGAAGGTTTGTTCATTTTTCATTAATTGATAAATTCTCCATTGCTCATTATTGATTGTTCCtctgctttaaaaaaatttattacttgtAAAAAAGGTATTTCCTAAATGATATTATGATGCTTTTAGTTTAGAAGACAGATCCAATCAGTTGCTGTTGGTGGTGAATATATAATGGCTGCAGCAAGAGATACATGCCAAAAATCACTGGCTAGACTGGAAGCTAAAGATGCAGCAGCAAAAGCAGCAGCTAatagagaaaaggaaagagttgcagaactgaaaaggatTAGGGGAGAGAGATGGCTTCCTTCAATTGCCAAAAAAATGCAAGTAAAGCTGAAAGGTTGAAATATGTTTCCTCCAGACCTTCTGCTTCTGTGTTGTTGTTTTTCTGGGCACCATCCCatcg
It encodes:
- the LOC142623818 gene encoding uncharacterized protein LOC142623818, whose translation is MGGRSSESSSGEEDGDADWKAKINSVASSSAFSSLKNGSSTLSNNPTNRNHAEHDDNHDNGYHTHKPQQLKHYQVKAQKILDDILEKTLVTVRDPVDVPEKDPETDEGGIRLFKHAPPGIAFDHIDELQQPRKRPRILPGKEIDEKSKKFRRQIQSVAVGGEYIMAAARDTCQKSLARLEAKDAAAKAAANREKERVAELKRIRGERWLPSIAKKMQVKLKG